A DNA window from Thermoanaerobaculia bacterium contains the following coding sequences:
- a CDS encoding dodecin domain-containing protein, which translates to MSVAKIIEISAASSKSFEDAVATGIARADASLDEVQGAWIKEQKVKVEKGKIVEYRVIMMVTFLLKAKKK; encoded by the coding sequence ATGTCCGTAGCCAAGATCATCGAAATCAGCGCCGCCTCCAGCAAGAGCTTCGAAGACGCCGTCGCCACCGGCATCGCGCGCGCCGACGCCTCGCTCGACGAGGTTCAGGGCGCCTGGATCAAGGAGCAGAAGGTGAAGGTCGAGAAGGGCAAGATCGTCGAGTACCGCGTCATCATGATGGTGACCTTCCTGCTCAAGGCCAAGAAGAAGTAG